The window AACTCACGTAGATGACAATTGTCCCGTTGACGAAGAGGGGCTGATCTATTAAGCTGGGAAAACTAAAAAATATACCTTTGGAGGTTTATCCTATGGCAATGACAATCACTGATGAATGCATTTCTTGTGGCGCTTGTGAGCCTGAATGTCCGACCGATGCGATTTTTGAAGGCGATGTACTCTACGAAATCGATCCGGAGAAATGCGTTGAATGCGAAGGTTACTTTGACACCAACCAATGTGTCGATGTTTGCCCGGTTGACTGCATCATTCAATTAACGTAGTTTTTGGAATATATTGAGAGTGGGGGTATGTTGAGTGATTTTACAACCCTGCATACCCCTATTTTGATTCTGAAATTTGTGATTGACAGATTGACTTCCCTTTGCTAAGATTGGTGCCAACAATTGAATACACGGAGAAATAGCGGCTGAGACTCATAAAGAGTTGACGAGGTGGAGGTTCCTCCCTGCGAAGGGAGCGCTAATCCCGGAGTTCCCGGGAGAAAATCGAATTGATCAGCGGATGCCTCTGAAGCCTGACCACGGGCTTCTTTCTTCCTTCCCGAATAGAGAAAATT is drawn from Chloroflexota bacterium and contains these coding sequences:
- a CDS encoding YfhL family 4Fe-4S dicluster ferredoxin is translated as MAMTITDECISCGACEPECPTDAIFEGDVLYEIDPEKCVECEGYFDTNQCVDVCPVDCIIQLT